ATGGAAATTCGCATCGAAAAAGGGCGAGGTTATCGGATTGTTGATCTCGAAAAAGAAGATGCGAGTTCTTTAGATTTCCTCCAAATAGATGCCGTATTTATGCCTGTTTCTAAGGTGAAATATGCGGTGGAAGAAATGCGTGCCGATGAGGGAGAAAATAAAGAACGCCTGATCTTAGAAATTACTACCAATGGCAGTATTCAGCCTGATGAAGCTCTCTCTCAGGCGGCAACAGTTCTCGTTGAGTTGTTCCATCCCCTTGGAGACTTAAATATTGAGCCAGTTGCAGAAGAACAAGAGGAAGAAGAAGATCCCAATCGACAAACACCGATTGAAGAGTTACAACTCTCTGTGAGAGCTTATAACTGTCTCAAACGCGCTCAAATTAATTCTGTGGCGGATTTATTAGAGTACAGCTACGAAGACCTTTTAGAAATTAAGAACTTCGGGCAAAAATCTGCTGAGGAAGTAGTTGAGGCGTTGCAAGATCGGTTTGAAATTACGTTACCGCAAGAAAAATCAACAGCGACTTAAATCAGGAGGT
This window of the Euhalothece natronophila Z-M001 genome carries:
- a CDS encoding DNA-directed RNA polymerase subunit alpha, with the translated sequence MAQLKDFNVDCVETKTDNKTQHQYSKFVLEPLERGQGLTVGNALRRVLLSNLEGTAVTAARIAGVTHEFATIPGVREDALEILLNLKELVFRSYSPGPQIARLAATGPATVTAGDFNLPSEVEVIDSSRYVATLAEGAKLEMEIRIEKGRGYRIVDLEKEDASSLDFLQIDAVFMPVSKVKYAVEEMRADEGENKERLILEITTNGSIQPDEALSQAATVLVELFHPLGDLNIEPVAEEQEEEEDPNRQTPIEELQLSVRAYNCLKRAQINSVADLLEYSYEDLLEIKNFGQKSAEEVVEALQDRFEITLPQEKSTAT